Proteins encoded in a region of the Isosphaeraceae bacterium EP7 genome:
- a CDS encoding peroxidase family protein, with protein sequence MSVAVEGEEHVLRLIRGFRSAIKSLGLSNVIESIILTRFGPLWAVIQRVKPLRAYANKTLIDRAICKIPPRPHALSTLADYTSWSSLTDRTYSARHLPPAPKGGAALPASREVAELFRRPAGAMKMGKSSVLFTYFAQWFTDGFLRTDYSNPLKNTSNHDIDLSNLYGLDAASTRALRSHSGGKLSSQWINGEEYPPDFYKDGVEDPAFKDLRMAALLRALTMMAGGPEASPRPASTPVGGDHPGSRPADASSRATLFSGFRDVLARKPIDPRMFAMGGDRTNSQAGFTALNVLFLREHNRVCDVLAAAYPAWDDERLFQTARNILIGVLSKIVIGEYINHITPYNFQFYLQPGAFEGCRWYRQNWMTVEFNLLYRWHGLTPDSYSIGGRDYSLKETLFNNEILVSRGLKPMLADASAQQAGQIGLRNTPELLLPVEQGSIELGRAARLRSYNDYRVMCRLPRARGFDQISADPQTQQALKDLYGTVDRVEYYPGIFAENTVSGAVLSFVIGRLVGVDAFSQALTNPLLSGRLYNAETFTRKGVEIIESTSTLADVLERNTLTSSDTRKITMTFDSRASAPARA encoded by the coding sequence ATGAGCGTCGCGGTCGAGGGTGAAGAGCATGTCCTCCGGCTGATCCGGGGGTTCCGCTCGGCCATCAAGTCGCTCGGGCTGTCCAATGTCATTGAGTCGATCATCCTGACCCGCTTCGGCCCGTTATGGGCCGTCATCCAACGGGTGAAGCCCCTAAGGGCCTACGCCAACAAGACCTTGATCGATCGCGCGATCTGCAAGATTCCCCCCAGGCCCCACGCGCTGAGCACGCTGGCCGACTACACTTCGTGGTCGTCTCTGACCGACCGGACGTACAGCGCCCGCCACCTGCCGCCGGCCCCGAAGGGGGGCGCCGCCCTGCCCGCTTCCAGGGAGGTCGCCGAGCTGTTCCGCAGGCCCGCCGGCGCGATGAAGATGGGCAAGTCCTCGGTCCTGTTCACCTACTTCGCCCAGTGGTTCACCGACGGGTTCCTCCGCACCGATTATTCCAACCCGCTGAAGAACACGTCGAATCATGACATCGACCTGAGCAACCTCTACGGCCTCGACGCCGCGTCGACCCGCGCCCTGCGGTCGCACTCCGGCGGCAAGCTCTCCAGCCAGTGGATCAACGGCGAGGAGTATCCGCCCGATTTCTACAAGGACGGTGTCGAAGACCCCGCCTTCAAGGACCTGCGGATGGCGGCCTTGCTGAGGGCCCTGACGATGATGGCGGGCGGCCCCGAGGCGTCGCCCAGGCCCGCGAGCACTCCCGTCGGCGGGGATCACCCGGGGAGCAGGCCGGCCGACGCCTCGTCGCGGGCCACCCTCTTCTCGGGCTTCCGCGACGTCCTCGCCCGCAAGCCCATCGACCCGCGGATGTTCGCCATGGGGGGGGACCGGACCAACTCGCAGGCCGGCTTCACGGCGTTGAACGTGCTGTTCCTCCGCGAACACAACCGGGTCTGCGACGTCCTGGCCGCGGCCTATCCGGCCTGGGACGACGAGCGACTCTTCCAGACGGCTCGCAATATCCTCATCGGCGTGCTCAGCAAGATCGTCATCGGCGAATATATCAATCATATTACCCCTTACAATTTCCAGTTCTACCTCCAGCCGGGGGCCTTCGAGGGCTGCCGTTGGTATCGACAGAACTGGATGACCGTGGAGTTCAACCTCCTGTATCGCTGGCACGGCCTGACGCCCGACTCCTACTCGATCGGCGGCCGCGATTACTCGCTCAAGGAGACCCTGTTCAACAACGAGATCCTCGTGAGCCGGGGCCTGAAGCCGATGCTGGCCGACGCCTCGGCCCAGCAGGCCGGCCAGATTGGCCTGCGCAACACGCCCGAGCTGCTCCTGCCCGTCGAGCAGGGGAGCATCGAGCTCGGCCGCGCGGCCCGGCTCCGCAGCTACAACGATTACAGGGTGATGTGCCGGTTGCCCAGGGCGAGGGGCTTCGACCAGATCAGCGCGGACCCGCAGACGCAGCAGGCCCTGAAGGACCTCTACGGGACCGTCGATCGCGTCGAATATTATCCCGGGATCTTCGCCGAGAATACGGTCAGCGGGGCGGTCCTCTCGTTCGTCATCGGCCGGCTGGTCGGCGTCGACGCGTTCTCGCAGGCGCTCACCAACCCGCTCCTGTCCGGCCGCCTCTACAACGCCGAGACCTTCACCCGCAAGGGCGTCGAGATCATCGAGTCGACCTCGACGCTCGCCGATGTACTCGAACGCAACACCCTCACGTCGTCCGACACTCGAAAGATCACGATGACGTTCGACTCGCGGGCCTCCGCCCCCGCCAGGGCGTAG